CATTTTTTCCTCTATGGATCtcatccatgcaatggaatatcatATAGGTTTAACTCTAGGTACATTTATTTTCTGACCACCAAGATGACCGAATCTCCTGGGGGGCATATATGTATGTtcatcgtctctctctctctattctttttctacCTCAACCCAACCTCTAGATGGTAAAGGGCTGGACCAAGCTATTCCAAATAACAAAGGAGGAGCTTCAGGAGTAGAGGTACATGTTAGGAAAACCAGGTCATAAATTCTCTTCTGccagtctggggtgggggaatgATGATAAATGGGAGGTAAGGATTGAAGGATGATAGCTTCTCTGTGTGATGGCTGtcatgttatttgaaaaatacatggaaacaaatgcctacttagttcatttttaatttgttgatagATATGTCAAGTTAAACAATTCAGTGCATGTTGTATGCACTTGTACAGAATACACAGACAGCAAGAGATGGAAAGAGCTCCAGGCCTTTTATCCAAGTGAGAGAACACTGAGAATATTTATTTGTACTTTACTCCTTCAAAATATTGTTATTATAGTGAAAAGTTGGGAAAAAAGGTAACCATCCATCagaaccatccatccatccatccatccatccatcagaaAACAGGTAATCAATCCATCCATCAGGTTGGTTAAATGAGTTATGTAAGatctacattttttaattctatgaagCTATTAAATGATGGTTTTTATACATATCATTTAACAAGAAAAGACACTCACCACCTATTGTCTGATAAAAATCTCAGGTATAaagaaattacatataaattaatgCTGATTTGTAATGTACAACATAGAGATACATACTTTTCAGTTATTAGGTACTCATTTCTGAACACTTTATCTGAATACTTAACACATATTCAAGATAGGAATTTCAAAACATTAAAGAGGGTGTACATACAGTCCACagatatcttttctcattcttgtctccccatcccccttcccagaggcagtttctaaaacaaaaccaagcaaaatgGCAACATCATTTGAAAACATAGGTGCAATGAGGTATGTAACACTAATGAACCTTAAACCTACtatatacaaatacattaaataaacaCTGTGACCGAAAATAACGCACATCCCTAAGTAGCGAAAACGTGAGGGCATACctaacacacacaggcacacagataATCAACAGAAAACATCCTCGTAAAGGTCTACAAAAGTGTTTAGATATAGTGAGTGGTCTTACATGCCAGATGCGACCATTAAAAACAATCTTGCTCACAATAGCACCATAACGGTACAGTACATATGAATAATCTGAAAATGATCTGTGAAAACTGTAGGAAGAATAATACAACTGAGTGTTATGCAAGGCGACCTGCAAAGGTAGAGACACTGCTTGCTGACTAGATTGAAAGATTAGGGCGGTTCACAGACACATGTGTGCTCAGTTTTTTGATTATAAGCAAGTCCGTTGAAACACACTGAGAGGGAAGGGGTGGAAGCTTGGCGCGACATCACGGGTTCCCCAGTCCAGAAACCGACCTCTTTCATACAGTAATTCCTTCACAAGCACTGAGGTGGCCCCCTCGAAGGGCACCGGGCACGTTTCAGGCGGGTGGCGGCCCCAGTCACTGCTCCTCTTCAGGAGAGGCAGGGGCTCACTCCGCAGACGCGTTCTGGATGGCCTTGAGCTCCTTCGTGGCCTCCTCTCCCCAGTTGCCACCGTCGACCTCCTCGATGACCACACTGCGCACGGTGCCCGCGTCCAGGCAGTGCGGGGCGACGCCGTAAACCCCGGGGTCAGAGACAGACGCGTGGAAACTCTGCACCCCGCACCTGCTGCAGAAGCTGTGCAGCGCTGGGTGCGTGTGGGATCGGTACGTGACGATGCTCTCGGCGCCCAGCAGGAGAGTGAAGCGCGAGGCCGGGACGAGAAAGTGCCGGTGCTGCTTCTTCCTGCACAGCCTGCAGCTGCAATCCACCACGCGCAGGTCTGCGGGGGCCCAGACGGCGAAGCGGACCGCGCCGCAGTGGCAGCCGCCGGTGTGGTACACCAAGCCGGGGTACTCGAAGGTGTCCAGCAGGAACTTGGCGGCGCCCTCGCAGCTGAGGCCCCGCCGCTTCCTGAACGTCTCCCAGCGCTCCCGCTGCGCGCCCAGGTCCATCTCGCCCAGGGACGCGGCGGGCGCCGGCGGCTTCGGGGCTGGTAGCGGGCCTCTGGAGGCTGCCTCCCGGGCTCGCCACCACCAGCGCTTCCGCCGCAACCTTGCGGAATCCCGCCGGGCGGCCACCGGCTTCCTCCCCGCCGCGTGGCTCCCCACGCGGACTTGGAAAGGGGGGCGCCGCGCGCCCATGACCGCGATGGCTGCGCAGGCTGCGGCGGGATCCCCGGGCCGTTTTTGCCCCTGCAGCTGCTGGGTGTTTGCGCCGTTTCTCACTCTGCCCATGGCGCCTGCAGCCTTTCAAGCGCGTGCCCACCGCCCCTCGTTTCCTAGTAAGTTACCGAGCAGCCTCATTGCATCAGCCTGATTGGCCACTTGTTGAATATGATGTAGCGACCCTTCCTTTAACCCTATCAAAACAGCCTTTACTGGCCTGAAATTCTGGCTGAGCCTATCAGCTCCCTCTTCTCCTAAgtattattttctattgttcATTCAAATCAGAAGCCTACCCTTAAAATATTGAAACACTGAAAATGCTGCAGATCTTTTATCTAGCATGCATGTGGAAGCAGGCAGAACAATTTATAAAAAGCACTGTTCATCTAGTGTAGAAGAGACAAACTGAAATGCAGACAAAGTGTGTAGTGTGTAATTGCACTAATAAAAATGATGACCCACAGTACTATGTTACAACACACCAGTGGactcaaagaaagaaactgtatgTTACTTCAGTACAGGACAAGAAGGTCACTTGTGTAAGTGACATTTAAGAATAagaggtaaaagaagaaaaaatacattaatttgtcCATCTATACCAAGAAAAATTAACAGCTCTGACAAGCATGCATGTGAAGCTGCAACTTTGTTCTTTGGAGATTGATGTGATCATTTCGCCTGGCCAGAGGAGAGACCCCACAAAATGAGCATGGATCTTCTTACCTGAGGTGTATTCAGCACCTGGGAAAACAATGAGAAATCTTCCAAAAAGCGCTTCCTGAATTAGGTAGTGACATCTACACACACTGGCTACAAGCAGAGGTCTATCCATAGCTTAGGCTCAATAATTCTTAGCATTTTGTCATATATATCTACattcatgcatgtgtgtatatattttctgaaaaacatttttaagtcatATATACACATCAATGCCACTTCATCTCTCAATATTTCAGCACTCATGTCCTGGGAATAAAGGCTGTGACAATAATTAATGGAAAACTTCACTGAAGTGGGCTGGGGATGCTGGAAGGGGAGGCTGGTAGGAAAATGCTACCATTCAGTGCCAATTATAGGAAGAATTGTCAATTACAGACCCCTAACAGAAGCATCTCAACAGGAAAGAATGGTCAAATGCAGGCTTATCTTAACAGGGAAAGATGTACATTGCATCTCCTACAAGAAATCCACTACCCCTGCAGCTCAGCCAACGAGAAATGGGTATCACCCTAAATCTTGCTTTTCTCCAAAGGACTTTTGTTCAAAACAATCcttcccaacttcctccttctccttaatGTTACTCTCCTTTGTTTGTTGGACTTACCTATGGTTTTGCTATAGCTTGCTTGTCCtggattgcaattctctgctattcccaaataaacccaattttgctactaaaaataaatgtcagctttatttttaaggttaacaaggCATAACTTCTTGTATAGCCACAGTATCGTTATCACGTCTACAAATCAATAATTCCCCCATTTCATCTAACtcccaatatatatacatatgtgtgtgtgtgtgtgtatttcctcaATTGTTGCCTAAATGTGCTTTATAAACAGTTTCCCCCTTAATGCAGGTTTAATTAAAATTCACACAttaattttggttatttctttttagtctttttaatcTGGAACAATCTCACTGTCATTTTTCCCATGaccttgaattttgtttttaattaaccaGGCCAGtccacaaaaatagacacacagatcaatggagcataatagaaaacccagaaatgaacccacaactaatcttcaacaaagctggaaagaatatccaatggaaaaaagacagtttcttcaacaaatggtgttgggaaaactggacagcaacatgcaaaagaatgaaactagaccactttcttacaccatacacaaacatacatttaaaatgaattaaagacctaaatgcgagacagaaatccatcaaaatcctataaGAGATCATAGGCAGTAACCTTTGTGACATCTATAgcacttttttctagatatatcttctgaggcaatggaaaaaaaaggaaaaataagctattgggacttggaaaaacagtatggagtttgctcagaaaattaataacagaactaccttatgatccagcaattgcattaccaGGCATTTACTCAAAGgacacaaaaacactgattcaaaaggacacatgcacctctatgtttatagcagcattatcaacaataggcaaattatagaAGGAGGCCAAACGTccagtgactgatgaatggataaagatgtggtatgtatatacagtggaatattactcagccatcaaaaagaatgaaatcttgccttttgcaatgacatggatggatctagaaagtattatgctaagcaaaataagtcagagaaagacacataccatatggtttcactcatatgtggaatttaagagacaaaacagatgaacattggggaaaaaagaaaggcaaaccacaaaacagactcttaactatagagaacaaactgagggttgctggaggggaggtgtgcCAGGGGATGAGTTaaacagatgatggggattaaggagggcactttatgtgataaacactgggtgttgtatataaatgatgaaccactgaattttaaacctgaagctaatattacactgtatgttaattaactggaatttaaataaaaaaaaacttctaagtttaaaaaaatcacaataatcaACCAGGCCAATCACTTACTGATTTTGCCTAATTTTTTCCCTACAGTGTCCTTTTTTAGATTGCTCTTCTACCCAATATTTTTCCTATACAGCTAAAAGTCAGGTCTAAAGGCTTGATTAGATTCAAGTTACACATTTTGGCAAGTATGTTGTTTTGGCAGATGTTGTATACTTCATATTGCATCACATAAGAGGTTCATGATGTCAAGTTATTCCAGTAGTAATGATACAAAATGCTATATCTTCATTAAGATAATGACTTTCAGATTTCTCCATTATGGAGgtacagttttcctttttcaataagCAAGTAATCTGAGGGGTGTTATTTTGACAGTGTGTGAATATCTTGTTCCTTTTCAACTTTTGCCTAATTGTTTAGGAATCCATTGATAACTTTTGACTGAACCAATCAGTTCAGTGCCATTTGGTTATAAAATGGTGATTTTGTAATTctaattttccttctacttttattAGCTGACTTTCATCCATAAACATGAACTTTCTCTTACCAAGTGTGGATGGACTACTGTTTCTCCCTTAAAGGCAGGGTATATACTTAATTCTTTGCCTTGAATTATCAGTTTGCAGAGTAAAGAGTAGGAGTAATAGTAACCTCCAATTCAATCATTTACAGTGAACTAATTTTTTTAGGGTCAAAGTATTCCAACTTTGGTCCATAGGAGCCTTTTCAAACTGGATCCTATGTCCTTTTACATTTCCCCATTAATCTTTgaccatttccttattttttgcaGCTAGATGCTCCACGCTCTCCTTAGACGTTTATACTCCCAGCCCTGGAATTACACATTTCTATAAAgagctctggttccttttagtggagcATGGTATTTAGAACAATGCCTAGGCACATCATGACAGACTTATTATTGTTGaactttttattgagataattatagatatgCATACAgttgtaatatattatatatattatatatgctgtatataattatgttattataattatatataattatatatattatatgttatatatatatatacaatatatatcgtatgtattatatatattatatacggAAAGATCCCTTGTACCCTTTACCCAGTTCCCCCCAATGGTAGTattttacaaaactgtagtaTGACAACTAGAATATTTTTATCGATAAAATTCACCAATCTTACTCAAATTTCCCAAGCTTTATGTGTAAGCTCTGACAGTTggcctttctttttgaaatgcaaGTGCCTTGACTTAAGCTTTGATTGATTGCCAAGTCATCTACATAAAAGAGGTatccactttattttattcttttttttttttttgcattggagAATTTTTTAATCAGTCTGCATGTAGCGTATTTGAGGAGAGAAACCACAGTAAATACCTGTGCATAATTAACATAATTGCCAACATAATCAAATATCCCCTGCCATGAATATCTGCATCCCCGAGGGTCTCCAGTGATTGTGGTTGATTTCTGCCGCCCTGCCATTGCACATTTTCTGAATTCAGCTTTACTTTAGGTTTCACCAGGTTTTAGTTACA
The window above is part of the Panthera tigris isolate Pti1 chromosome X, P.tigris_Pti1_mat1.1, whole genome shotgun sequence genome. Proteins encoded here:
- the CENPVL3 gene encoding centromere protein V-like protein 3; its protein translation is MGRVRNGANTQQLQGQKRPGDPAAACAAIAVMGARRPPFQVRVGSHAAGRKPVAARRDSARLRRKRWWWRAREAASRGPLPAPKPPAPAASLGEMDLGAQRERWETFRKRRGLSCEGAAKFLLDTFEYPGLVYHTGGCHCGAVRFAVWAPADLRVVDCSCRLCRKKQHRHFLVPASRFTLLLGAESIVTYRSHTHPALHSFCSRCGVQSFHASVSDPGVYGVAPHCLDAGTVRSVVIEEVDGGNWGEEATKELKAIQNASAE